One window from the genome of Leptospira johnsonii encodes:
- the eutC gene encoding ethanolamine ammonia-lyase subunit EutC, translating into MNSKEFWKSLTSARIGIGRSGGSIPTSELLKFRLDHARARDAVLEEPDFDTLNIGLEKIFQPLGIEILGIESLAKSREEYLLRPDLGRRISEPSRSRLESKKGKYDIVLIGVDGLSAKAIDSNLVPFLQVLVPILSEQNYKIAPFVLGKLGRVAIGDEIGEILGAKAVVLLIGERPGLSSADSLGMYLTFDPKLGKTDESRNCISNIRPDGLDFHKASLKTAYLLSESLKRGISGVDLKDEMTPDFLESNSKGSISNRS; encoded by the coding sequence ATGAATTCTAAAGAATTTTGGAAAAGTTTAACTTCTGCTAGGATCGGTATAGGAAGATCCGGAGGTTCTATCCCTACTTCTGAACTTCTAAAATTCAGATTGGACCATGCAAGAGCGAGAGACGCAGTATTAGAAGAACCCGACTTTGATACACTGAATATAGGCCTTGAAAAAATTTTCCAACCATTAGGGATCGAGATTCTCGGAATAGAAAGTTTAGCAAAGAGCAGAGAAGAATATTTACTGAGACCGGATTTGGGCCGTAGGATCTCGGAACCTTCCCGATCTCGATTAGAATCTAAAAAAGGAAAATATGATATTGTATTGATTGGAGTAGATGGGCTTTCCGCAAAAGCAATTGATTCGAATTTGGTCCCATTCTTACAAGTTTTAGTGCCGATCTTATCCGAACAAAATTATAAAATTGCACCATTCGTTCTAGGAAAATTAGGAAGAGTTGCGATTGGAGACGAGATCGGAGAAATATTAGGGGCCAAGGCGGTTGTGCTATTAATAGGAGAAAGGCCGGGACTTTCTTCTGCGGATAGTTTGGGAATGTATCTGACCTTTGACCCTAAGTTAGGCAAAACAGATGAGAGTCGAAATTGTATTTCGAATATACGACCGGACGGCTTAGATTTTCATAAGGCCTCCTTAAAAACGGCTTATTTACTTTCCGAATCTCTCAAACGGGGTATATCCGGAGTGGATCTGAAGGACGAAATGACTCCTGATTTCTTGGAATCTAATTCCAAAGGAAGTATCTCAAACCGTTCTTAG